A window of Silurus meridionalis isolate SWU-2019-XX chromosome 28, ASM1480568v1, whole genome shotgun sequence contains these coding sequences:
- the LOC124381631 gene encoding putative C-type lectin domain family 20 member A, with product MKQNLLLLLYFNAFVASVQQTISRNYYMILMRKSWPDAQNYCRMMYTDLAIIITDVDSLQLKKEAARKKLTEPAWIGLYDDVNSWRWSLNDILLKNSIFTNWITGEPNNYLAKESCVIIMNTTGYWADKPCTDFRPFVCYDDNLSGADRFIGVASPLLNWAGAQTYCRTHHTDLASSLTSSDNDFITQVMTIQGDSWFGLYRETWKWLNNTNTSNLPWYPGQPSNNWGSENCAPVYKGLYIDEECTNLHYFFCYTNSPVKKQVMRLQVKSDGSVFDPAVQSFILEQMQKKLEEHVMLKNITLSWRLHPNGNIFSRPKKIQ from the exons ATGAAGCAAaatcttcttctcctcctttattTTAATG CTTTTGTCGCATCCGTCCAACAAACAATTTCCCGCAATTATTACATGATCCTGATGAGGAAGTCGTGGCCTGATGCACAGAATTACTGCAGGATGATGTACACTGACCTGGCAATCATCATCACTGATGTTGATTCTTTACAATTAAAGAAAGAagcagcaagaaaaaaactgacAGAACCTGCCTGGATCGGATTGTACGATGACGTCAATAGTTGGCGTTGGTCCTTAAACGACATCCTGCTGAAGAACAGCATTTTTACGAACTGGATTACTGGAGAACCTAATAATTATCTTGCAAAGGAATCCTgtgttataataatgaatacaacTGGATACTGGGCTGATAAACCATGTACAGATTTCAGACCCTTCGTATGCTACGATG ATAATCTCAGTGGAGCTGACAGGTTTATCGGTGTGGCTAGTCCTCTGCTAAACTGGGCTGGAGCTCAGACTTACTGCCGAACACATCACACAGACCTCGCCAGCTCTCTTACCAGCTCAGATAATGACTTCATAACACAGGTGATGACTATCCAGGGGGATTCCTGGTTTGGGCTGTACAGAGAGACGTGGAAGTGGTTAAACAACACCAACACATCAAACCTCCCATGGTATCCTGGACAACCCAGTAATAACTGGGGAAGTGAAAACTGTGCACCAGTTTATAAAGGACTGTACATTGATGAAGAATGCACCAACCTGCACTATTTCTTCTGTTACACCA ATTCCCCAGTAAAAAAACAGGTGATGAGGCTGCAGGTGAAGTCTGATGGAAGTGTGTTTGATCCTGCTGTCCAGTCGTTCATTTTGGAGCAG ATGCAGAAgaaactggaggaacatgtcaTGCTTAAGAACATCACACTGTCCTGGAGGTTGCATCCGAATGGAAATATCTTCTCTAGGccaaaaaaaattcagtaa
- the LOC124381632 gene encoding putative C-type lectin domain family 20 member A isoform X1 — MNLTFCILLGLTGLVPVAVSILGTVPHNYELIKTPMTWADAKNYCRVWYTDLAAIQSGTDWLRLKKEAVSKGLATNAWVGLYADINGWRWSLNNLQYVPFRQWNPGEPNNGAGKESCVAMGIYNNWWDAPCTQLRPIICYNDNLTGSARFIAIPRPYMTWPEAQAYCRTHYTDLASIFNSSDNNIVGKINPGGAWIGLYREPWRWSDRTSALNLSWAAGQPDNYGGIENCAVVNNRLFSDAPCSNQYYFFCHTNFPTRSQTVRLQVKSDGSVFDPALQAFILEQMKQKLEENGMLENTTMIWKVQPDGNIFNKKKKDHL; from the exons ATGAATCTGACATTTTGTATTCTCCTGGGTCTCACTG GTCTTGTCCCAGTTGCTGTGTCCATTCTGGGAACCGTCCCTCACaattatgaattaataaaaacaccGATGACATGGGCTGATGCAAAGAATTACTGCAGGGTATGGTACACTGACCTGGCAGCAATCCAGAGTGGTACTGATTGGCTCAGACTGAAGAAAGAGGCGGTAAGCAAAGGTCTGGCAACAAATGCCTGGGTCGGCTTGTACGCCGATATCAACGGCTGGCGCTGGTCCTTAAACAACCTACAGTATGTTCCCTTTAGACAGTGGAACCCTGGAGAGCCTAATAATGGTGCTGGAAAAGAATCATGTGTCGCTATgggtatatataataattggtGGGATGCACCATGTACACAACTGAGACCCATCATATGCTACAATG ATAATTTGACTGGTTCTGCCAGGTTCATTGCCATTCCTAGACCTTACATGACCTGGCCTGAAGCTCAGGCTTACTGTCGAACACATTACACAGACTTGGCCAGCATATTTAACAGCTCAGACAACAACATTGTAGGGAAAATAAACCCGGGCGGTGCCTGGATTGGACTATATAGAGAACCATGGAGGTGGTCAGACAGGACCAGTGCTTTAAACCTTTCATGGGCTGCTGGACAACCTGATAATTATGGAGGAATTGAGAACTGTGCAGTTGTTAATAACAGACTGTTCAGTGATGCACCCTGCAGCAACCAGTACTATTTCTTCTGTCACACCA ATTTCCCCACGAGGAGTCAGACAGTGAGGCTGCAGGTGAAGTCTGATGGGAGTGTGTTCGATCCTGCTTTACAGGCGTTTATTTTAGAGCAG ATGAAGCAGAAACTGGAGGAAAATGGCATGTTGGAGAACACCACCATGATCTGGAAGGTGCAGCCAGATGGAAACATCttcaataagaaaaagaaggatcACCTGTAA
- the LOC124381632 gene encoding putative C-type lectin domain family 20 member A isoform X2 — protein sequence MNLTFCILLGLTGLVPVAVSILGTVPHNYELIKTPMTWADAKNYCRVWYTDLAAIQSGTDWLRLKKEAYVPFRQWNPGEPNNGAGKESCVAMGIYNNWWDAPCTQLRPIICYNDNLTGSARFIAIPRPYMTWPEAQAYCRTHYTDLASIFNSSDNNIVGKINPGGAWIGLYREPWRWSDRTSALNLSWAAGQPDNYGGIENCAVVNNRLFSDAPCSNQYYFFCHTNFPTRSQTVRLQVKSDGSVFDPALQAFILEQMKQKLEENGMLENTTMIWKVQPDGNIFNKKKKDHL from the exons ATGAATCTGACATTTTGTATTCTCCTGGGTCTCACTG GTCTTGTCCCAGTTGCTGTGTCCATTCTGGGAACCGTCCCTCACaattatgaattaataaaaacaccGATGACATGGGCTGATGCAAAGAATTACTGCAGGGTATGGTACACTGACCTGGCAGCAATCCAGAGTGGTACTGATTGGCTCAGACTGAAGAAAGAGGCG TATGTTCCCTTTAGACAGTGGAACCCTGGAGAGCCTAATAATGGTGCTGGAAAAGAATCATGTGTCGCTATgggtatatataataattggtGGGATGCACCATGTACACAACTGAGACCCATCATATGCTACAATG ATAATTTGACTGGTTCTGCCAGGTTCATTGCCATTCCTAGACCTTACATGACCTGGCCTGAAGCTCAGGCTTACTGTCGAACACATTACACAGACTTGGCCAGCATATTTAACAGCTCAGACAACAACATTGTAGGGAAAATAAACCCGGGCGGTGCCTGGATTGGACTATATAGAGAACCATGGAGGTGGTCAGACAGGACCAGTGCTTTAAACCTTTCATGGGCTGCTGGACAACCTGATAATTATGGAGGAATTGAGAACTGTGCAGTTGTTAATAACAGACTGTTCAGTGATGCACCCTGCAGCAACCAGTACTATTTCTTCTGTCACACCA ATTTCCCCACGAGGAGTCAGACAGTGAGGCTGCAGGTGAAGTCTGATGGGAGTGTGTTCGATCCTGCTTTACAGGCGTTTATTTTAGAGCAG ATGAAGCAGAAACTGGAGGAAAATGGCATGTTGGAGAACACCACCATGATCTGGAAGGTGCAGCCAGATGGAAACATCttcaataagaaaaagaaggatcACCTGTAA
- the LOC124381627 gene encoding C-type mannose receptor 2-like encodes MMKLNLLLLLCLNGLVPVAWSIPRTVPHHYNLIMTSFTWSDAQNYCRAKYTDLAAIQSDTDWLRLKKEPGLVKYTSWVGLYNDINGWRWSLNNLPLKSVTYTNWYPGEPNNYKGIESCVAMSSYSNWWDVPCSQLRPVICYNAKFNGTARFVGISSPWMTWPQAQAYCRTYHTDLPSSLNSSDNDIIMQVRNTVGDAWIGLYRDTWKWVDGTIASNLKWIPGEPNNYGGNENCGVVNSGLFGDVPCSNIFFFFCDTNFPTRSQTVRLQVMSDGSVFDPAVQSSILEQMKQKLEENGMLENTTLAWKVQPNGNIFNKKKKAHL; translated from the exons GTCTGGTCCCAGTTGCCTGGTCCATCCCTAGAACTGTCCCTCACCATTATAATCTTATCATGACATCGTTCACATGGTCTGATGCACAGAATTACTGCAGAGCAAAGTACACTGACTTAGCAGCGATCCAAAGTGATACTGATTGGCTAAGACTGAAGAAAGAACCAGGTCTTGTCAAATATACGTCCTGGGTCGGATTGTACAATGATATTAATGGCTGGCGCTGGTCCTTGAACAACCTCCCATTGAAGAGTGTTACTTATACCAACTGGTACCCTGGAGAGCCTAATAATTATAAAGGAATAGAATCATGTGTTGCTATGAGTTCATATAGTAATTGGTGGGACGTGCCATGCTCACAACTAAGACCTGTCATTTGCTACAATG CTAAATTCAATGGAACTGCCAGGTTTGTAGGTATTAGTAGTCCTTGGATGACCTGGCCTCAAGCTCAGGCTTACTGTCGAACATATCACACAGACTTGCCCAGTTCCCTTAACAGCTCAGATAATGACATAATAATGCAGGTGAGAAATACTGTAGGTGATGCCTGGATTGGACTCTATAGAGACACATGGAAGTGGGTAGATGGGACCATTGCTTCAAACCTTAAATGGATTCCAGGAGAACCTAATAATTATGGTGGAAATGAGAACTGTGGAGTTGTTAATAGCGGACTGTTTGGTGATGTACCCTGCAGCAAcatattctttttcttctgtgaCACCA ATTTCCCAACGAGGAGTCAGACAGTGAGACTGCAGGTGATGTCTGATGGAAGTGTGTTTGATCCTGCTGTGCAGTCGTCCATTTTAGAGCAG ATGAAGCAGAAACTGGAGGAAAATGGCATGTTGGAGAACACCACACTGGCCTGGAAGGTGCAGCCAAATGGCAACATCttcaacaagaaaaagaaagctcACCTGTAA